In Streptomyces seoulensis, the following are encoded in one genomic region:
- a CDS encoding HypC/HybG/HupF family hydrogenase formation chaperone: protein MCLAVPGKVVAIDEGTDPLTGLVDFGGVQKQACLEYLPDVRVGEYVIVHVGFALQKLDEESARASLELFEQLGLLEEEFGDAWEQAERQGSGSENR from the coding sequence ATGTGTCTAGCTGTGCCCGGCAAGGTCGTCGCCATCGACGAAGGCACCGACCCGCTCACCGGGCTCGTCGACTTCGGCGGCGTCCAGAAGCAGGCGTGCCTGGAGTATCTGCCCGATGTGCGGGTGGGGGAGTACGTCATCGTGCACGTCGGCTTCGCCCTGCAGAAGCTGGACGAGGAGTCGGCCCGCGCCTCGCTGGAGTTGTTCGAACAACTCGGGCTGCTGGAGGAGGAGTTCGGGGACGCCTGGGAGCAGGCCGAGCGGCAGGGAAGCGGGAGTGAGAACCGGTGA
- the hypD gene encoding hydrogenase formation protein HypD, with protein sequence MKYIDEFNDPALARRLLDEIRATVTRPWALMEVCGGQTHSIIRHGIDQLLPDEVELIHGPGCPVCVTPLDVIDKALAVAARPDVIFCSFGDMLRVPGTDRDLFRVKGEGGDVRVVYSPLDALELAHRHPEKQVVFFAIGFETTAPANAMAVHQARRLGLDNFSLLVSHVRVPPAIEAIMTAPECRVRGFLAAGHVCSVMGTAEYPELAERFRVPMVVTGFEPLDILEGIRRAVHQLERGEHRVENAYPRAVREDGNPAALRMLEDVFEVVDRNWRGIGPIPASGWRLAEAYRAYDAEHRFDVTGIRTEEPAVCRAGEVLQGLIKPTECEAFGTACTPRTPLGATMVSSEGACAAYYLYRRMEDGIAPLGSRIPRKEMNPVG encoded by the coding sequence GTGAAGTACATCGACGAGTTCAACGACCCCGCGCTGGCGCGCCGTCTGCTGGACGAGATCCGGGCCACCGTCACCCGGCCCTGGGCCCTGATGGAGGTGTGCGGCGGGCAGACCCACTCCATCATCCGGCACGGAATCGACCAACTCCTGCCCGACGAGGTCGAGTTGATCCACGGGCCCGGCTGTCCGGTGTGCGTCACCCCGCTCGACGTCATCGACAAGGCGCTCGCCGTGGCCGCCCGTCCCGACGTGATCTTCTGCTCCTTCGGCGACATGCTCCGGGTGCCCGGCACCGACCGCGACCTGTTCCGGGTCAAGGGCGAGGGCGGCGACGTACGCGTGGTGTACTCCCCGCTCGACGCGCTGGAACTGGCGCACAGACACCCGGAGAAGCAGGTGGTGTTCTTCGCCATCGGCTTCGAGACCACCGCACCCGCCAACGCCATGGCCGTCCACCAGGCCCGCAGGCTCGGCCTGGACAACTTCAGCCTGCTGGTCTCGCACGTCCGGGTCCCTCCGGCGATCGAGGCGATCATGACCGCCCCCGAGTGCCGGGTGCGGGGCTTCCTCGCCGCCGGGCACGTGTGCAGCGTGATGGGCACCGCCGAGTACCCCGAGCTGGCCGAGCGGTTCCGGGTGCCGATGGTGGTCACCGGGTTCGAGCCGCTGGACATCCTGGAGGGCATCCGCCGCGCCGTGCACCAGCTGGAGCGCGGCGAGCACCGGGTGGAGAACGCCTACCCCCGTGCCGTCCGCGAGGACGGCAACCCGGCCGCCCTGCGCATGCTCGAGGACGTCTTCGAGGTGGTCGACCGCAACTGGCGCGGCATCGGCCCCATCCCGGCCAGCGGCTGGCGCCTCGCCGAGGCGTACCGCGCCTACGACGCCGAGCACCGCTTCGACGTCACCGGCATCCGCACCGAGGAACCCGCCGTCTGCCGGGCCGGAGAGGTGCTCCAGGGCCTCATCAAGCCCACCGAGTGCGAGGCGTTCGGCACCGCCTGCACCCCGCGCACCCCGCTCGGCGCCACCATGGTCTCCAGCGAGGGCGCCTGCGCCGCCTACTACCTGTACCGCCGGATGGAAGACGGCATCGCGCCGCTCGGATCGCGCATCCCGCGTAAGGAGATGAACCCCGTTGGCTGA
- the hypE gene encoding hydrogenase expression/formation protein HypE, translated as MGHGGGGALSAELIDQVFAPAYGNPTLAGLADSAVLQLGGARLAFSTDSYVVRPLFFPGGCLGDLAVNGTVNDLAMSGARPAYLSTAFVLEEGVEIAVVDRVARALGAAARAADVTVATGDTKVVESGHGDGVYVTTAGVGLVPDGVDIRPQRARPGDAVLVSGPIGLHGVAVMSVREGLEFGIEIASDTAPLAGLVAAMLAVTKDVHVLRDPTRGGLGASLNEIARASGTGVRITERAVPVPDEVANACGFLGLDPLYVANEGRLVAFVPRGHADAVLAAMRAHPQGAGAALIGECVAEHPGMVTVATGLGGTRVLDLPLGEQLPRIC; from the coding sequence ATGGGCCACGGCGGAGGCGGCGCCCTGTCCGCCGAGCTGATCGACCAGGTCTTCGCCCCCGCCTACGGCAACCCCACCCTCGCCGGACTCGCCGACTCCGCCGTGCTCCAACTGGGCGGCGCCCGGCTGGCGTTCTCCACCGACTCCTACGTGGTCCGCCCGCTGTTCTTCCCCGGCGGCTGCCTCGGCGACCTCGCGGTCAACGGCACGGTGAACGACCTGGCGATGAGCGGAGCGAGGCCCGCCTACCTGTCCACGGCGTTCGTGCTGGAGGAGGGCGTCGAGATCGCCGTCGTCGACCGCGTCGCCCGCGCGCTCGGCGCCGCCGCCCGCGCCGCGGACGTCACCGTCGCCACCGGCGACACCAAGGTGGTCGAGTCCGGCCACGGCGACGGCGTCTACGTCACCACCGCCGGCGTCGGCCTCGTCCCCGACGGTGTCGACATCCGCCCCCAGCGCGCCCGGCCCGGCGACGCCGTCCTCGTCAGCGGGCCGATCGGGCTGCACGGGGTCGCGGTGATGAGCGTGCGGGAGGGGCTGGAGTTCGGCATCGAGATCGCCTCCGACACCGCGCCGCTCGCCGGTCTGGTCGCGGCCATGCTCGCCGTCACCAAGGACGTGCACGTCCTGCGCGACCCCACCCGGGGCGGCCTCGGTGCCTCCCTCAACGAGATCGCCCGCGCCTCCGGCACCGGCGTCCGGATCACCGAGCGGGCGGTGCCGGTGCCGGACGAGGTCGCGAACGCCTGCGGTTTCCTCGGGCTGGACCCGCTGTACGTGGCCAACGAGGGCCGGCTCGTCGCCTTCGTACCCCGCGGGCACGCCGACGCCGTGCTCGCCGCGATGCGCGCCCACCCCCAGGGCGCCGGGGCCGCGCTGATCGGGGAGTGCGTGGCCGAGCACCCCGGCATGGTCACCGTCGCCACCGGGCTCGGCGGCACCCGCGTACTGGACCTGCCGCTCGGTGAGCAGCTGCCCCGCATCTGCTGA
- the hypA gene encoding hydrogenase maturation nickel metallochaperone HypA, which yields MHELSIATAIVEQAGEIARADGAGDVTSVTVRVGELAGVVPDALHFAFEVARDGTSLASAELVVEQVTAVAWCGGCAAEFAVGMPPFFWCPACDQPSQDLRGGRELEITAVEAVH from the coding sequence GTGCACGAGCTGTCGATCGCGACCGCGATCGTGGAGCAGGCCGGGGAGATCGCCCGCGCGGACGGCGCCGGGGACGTCACCTCGGTGACCGTACGGGTGGGCGAGCTGGCGGGTGTGGTGCCGGACGCGCTGCACTTCGCCTTCGAGGTGGCCCGTGACGGCACCTCGCTCGCCTCGGCCGAGCTGGTGGTGGAGCAGGTGACGGCGGTGGCCTGGTGCGGCGGGTGCGCGGCGGAGTTCGCGGTGGGCATGCCGCCGTTCTTCTGGTGCCCCGCCTGCGACCAGCCGTCCCAGGACCTGCGCGGCGGACGGGAGTTGGAGATCACCGCCGTGGAGGCGGTGCACTGA
- a CDS encoding DUF5947 family protein, with the protein MSGALARLIRSGPAGAGRPETCELCAAPVAEEHAHLFETAADEIRCVCGPCSVLFAGQGAGGGRYRLVPRRRVRLAPVDTAALGVPVGLVFFVPRADGTVTAQGPSPAGAMRWEVDSGAWQGLAAACPPLASVVPDVEALLVNTVRGQEEHWIVPVDDCFRMVALVRAEWQGLSGGGRVWPAAARFFAELTERS; encoded by the coding sequence GTGAGCGGGGCGCTGGCCCGGCTGATCCGTTCCGGTCCGGCCGGGGCCGGGCGGCCCGAGACGTGCGAGCTGTGTGCCGCGCCGGTGGCCGAGGAGCACGCGCATCTGTTCGAGACGGCGGCCGACGAGATCCGCTGTGTCTGCGGTCCCTGCTCGGTGCTCTTCGCCGGACAGGGCGCGGGCGGCGGCCGGTACCGGCTGGTGCCCCGGCGCCGGGTGCGGCTGGCGCCGGTCGACACGGCGGCGCTGGGCGTGCCGGTGGGGCTGGTGTTCTTCGTGCCGCGCGCCGACGGCACGGTGACCGCGCAGGGGCCGAGCCCGGCCGGGGCCATGCGGTGGGAGGTGGACTCCGGTGCCTGGCAGGGTCTGGCCGCCGCGTGTCCGCCGCTCGCCTCCGTGGTACCCGACGTGGAGGCGCTGCTGGTCAACACGGTGCGCGGCCAGGAGGAGCACTGGATCGTGCCCGTCGACGACTGCTTCCGGATGGTCGCCCTGGTCCGCGCGGAGTGGCAGGGGCTGTCCGGCGGCGGCCGGGTGTGGCCGGCCGCCGCACGGTTCTTCGCGGAGCTCACCGAGCGTTCGTGA
- a CDS encoding NifU family protein, whose product MADGARLADPAVEARLARLDELLERLESGSGQLSAEALESVGLLTEVYGEALARMLDGADAALLDRAAGDELLAHLLVLHSLHPEPPERRAERAVERLRPAVRERGGDLQWLGVEDGVARVRVDSGGGGCGSGCGGGGGDVTEVVRATVLAAAPELGAVEAVTAERARPPAFVPLATLTTRRAERPQETR is encoded by the coding sequence ATGGCTGACGGCGCCCGGCTCGCCGACCCGGCGGTGGAGGCCCGGCTCGCCCGGCTGGACGAACTGCTGGAGCGGCTGGAGTCCGGCAGCGGCCAACTGTCCGCCGAGGCCCTGGAGTCGGTGGGCCTGCTCACCGAGGTGTACGGGGAGGCGCTGGCCCGGATGCTCGACGGCGCGGACGCCGCCCTGCTGGACCGGGCGGCCGGCGACGAGCTGCTGGCGCATCTGCTGGTGCTGCACTCCCTGCACCCCGAGCCGCCGGAGCGGCGGGCCGAGCGCGCGGTGGAGCGGCTGCGCCCGGCGGTGCGTGAGCGCGGCGGGGACCTACAGTGGCTGGGCGTCGAGGACGGGGTGGCCCGGGTGCGGGTCGACTCCGGCGGCGGTGGCTGCGGGTCGGGGTGCGGCGGGGGTGGCGGGGACGTCACCGAGGTGGTGCGGGCGACCGTACTGGCCGCGGCCCCGGAGCTGGGCGCGGTGGAGGCGGTCACGGCCGAGCGGGCCAGGCCGCCCGCGTTCGTGCCGCTCGCCACGCTGACCACGCGCCGGGCGGAGCGTCCGCAGGAGACGCGGTGA
- a CDS encoding nickel-dependent hydrogenase large subunit has translation MTTTESRPTGRKPAQLVDMSWDPITRIIGNLGIYTKIDFANREVAECHSTSSLFRGYSVFMKGKDPRDAGFITSRICGICGDNHTTCSNYAQQMAYGIKPPPMAEHITNLGEAAEYMFDHTIFQDNLVFVDFCEAMVKATNPTLLARAERTDAPRGEIHGFRTIADIMKAFNPFEGEVYKEALRVSRVTREMFCLMEGRHVHPSTLYPGGVGTMPQPSVFTDYLSRLMHIIDFIKKAVAMNDDVFDFFYEALPGYEEVGRRRILLGCWGAWQDPAVVDYRYASMNEWGKAMYVTPGVIVDGKLVTNNLIDINLNMRIMLGSSYYDDWVNEQPFVTHDPLGNPVDMRHPWNQTTVPVPQKREFDGNYSWVMSPRWYHQETDKHLALDTGGGPLARLWSTALNGLVDTRYVKAVDGKVRIQLPKGESLPETTLEWSIPKWSNTLERDRARPYFVAYAAAMALQFLEESMELVRAGETKVFQDFEVPDEAIGCGFHEAVRGVLSHHLVIKDKKIANYHPYPPTPWNASPRDIYGTPGPYEDAVQGQPIFEENGPDDFKGVDIMRTVRSFDPCLPCGVHMYMGKGKTLDVVHSPTYGASHG, from the coding sequence ATGACGACCACCGAATCCCGGCCCACGGGGCGCAAACCCGCACAGCTCGTGGACATGTCCTGGGACCCGATCACCAGGATCATCGGCAACCTGGGCATCTACACGAAGATCGACTTCGCCAACCGCGAGGTCGCGGAGTGCCACAGCACCTCGTCGCTGTTCCGCGGCTACTCGGTGTTCATGAAGGGCAAGGACCCGCGCGACGCCGGGTTCATCACCTCGCGCATCTGCGGTATCTGCGGGGACAACCACACCACCTGCTCCAACTACGCCCAGCAGATGGCGTACGGGATCAAGCCGCCGCCGATGGCCGAGCACATCACCAACCTCGGCGAGGCGGCCGAGTACATGTTCGACCACACGATCTTCCAGGACAACCTGGTGTTCGTGGACTTCTGCGAGGCCATGGTCAAGGCGACCAACCCGACGCTGCTGGCCCGCGCCGAGCGCACCGACGCCCCGCGTGGGGAGATCCACGGCTTCAGGACCATCGCCGACATCATGAAGGCGTTCAACCCCTTCGAGGGCGAGGTCTACAAGGAGGCCCTCCGGGTCAGCCGGGTCACGCGGGAGATGTTCTGCCTGATGGAGGGGCGGCATGTGCACCCCTCCACGCTGTATCCGGGCGGGGTCGGCACCATGCCGCAGCCGAGCGTCTTCACCGACTACCTCAGCCGGCTGATGCACATCATCGACTTCATCAAGAAGGCGGTGGCGATGAACGACGACGTCTTCGACTTCTTCTACGAGGCCCTGCCGGGCTACGAGGAGGTCGGGCGCCGCCGCATCCTGCTGGGCTGCTGGGGCGCCTGGCAGGACCCCGCCGTCGTGGACTACCGCTACGCCTCGATGAACGAGTGGGGCAAGGCGATGTACGTGACGCCGGGCGTCATCGTCGACGGCAAGCTGGTCACCAACAACCTGATCGACATCAACCTCAACATGCGCATCATGCTGGGGAGTTCGTACTACGACGACTGGGTCAACGAGCAGCCGTTCGTCACCCACGACCCGCTCGGCAACCCGGTCGACATGCGGCACCCGTGGAACCAGACCACGGTCCCGGTGCCGCAGAAGCGCGAGTTCGACGGCAACTACAGCTGGGTGATGAGCCCGCGCTGGTACCACCAGGAGACGGACAAGCACCTCGCCCTGGACACCGGCGGCGGCCCGCTCGCCCGCCTGTGGTCCACCGCGCTGAACGGCCTGGTCGACACCCGGTACGTCAAGGCCGTCGACGGCAAGGTGCGCATCCAGCTGCCCAAGGGCGAGTCGCTCCCGGAGACCACCCTGGAGTGGTCCATCCCGAAGTGGAGCAACACCCTCGAACGCGACCGGGCCCGGCCGTACTTCGTGGCGTACGCGGCCGCGATGGCGCTGCAGTTCCTGGAGGAGTCCATGGAGCTGGTGCGGGCGGGCGAGACCAAGGTGTTCCAGGACTTCGAGGTCCCGGACGAGGCGATCGGCTGCGGCTTCCACGAGGCCGTGCGCGGGGTCCTCTCGCACCATCTGGTGATCAAGGACAAGAAGATCGCCAACTACCACCCGTACCCGCCGACCCCGTGGAACGCGAGCCCCCGCGACATCTACGGCACCCCCGGCCCGTACGAGGACGCCGTCCAGGGCCAGCCCATCTTCGAGGAGAACGGGCCGGACGACTTCAAGGGCGTCGACATCATGCGTACCGTGCGCAGCTTCGACCCCTGTCTGCCCTGCGGTGTCCACATGTACATGGGCAAGGGCAAGACGCTGGACGTCGTGCACTCCCCCACCTACGGCGCCAGCCATGGCTGA
- a CDS encoding hydrogenase expression protein HypE: MTTESHTTAARERIGRSEEHEGMDEITILWISEGMSCDGDTVSLTAAMQPSIEDVVLGLIPGLPKVNLVNKVLSPSLGGEDFLAPYRAAARGELDTPFILVIEGSVPNQDIIEGDGFWTSFGNDPATGQPQTINWWIDQLAPKAWAVVAAGTCATYGGIHGMAGNPTGSMGLGDYLGWDYKSTAGLPIVNVPGCPIQPENFMETLVWVLQHAAGDAPPPPLDHMLRPQWLFGKTVHEGCDRGSYYEQGDFGLDYNSPKCLVKTGCWGPVVNCNVPKRGWMAGIGGCPNVGGICIGCTMPGFPDAFMPFMDEPPGGALSSLVIKPYGAVVRRLRGVTNEMVNHEPKWRHRKSKLTSGYDPYWRP; the protein is encoded by the coding sequence ATGACCACCGAGAGCCACACCACCGCGGCGCGTGAACGCATCGGACGATCCGAGGAACACGAGGGGATGGACGAGATCACCATCCTCTGGATCTCGGAGGGGATGAGCTGCGACGGCGACACCGTCTCCCTGACGGCGGCCATGCAGCCCTCCATCGAGGACGTGGTGCTCGGCCTGATCCCCGGCCTGCCCAAGGTCAACCTGGTCAACAAGGTGCTCTCGCCGAGCCTGGGCGGCGAGGACTTCCTCGCCCCCTACCGGGCGGCGGCGCGCGGCGAGCTGGACACCCCGTTCATCCTCGTCATCGAGGGCTCGGTGCCCAACCAGGACATCATCGAGGGCGACGGCTTCTGGACCTCGTTCGGCAACGACCCGGCGACCGGGCAGCCGCAGACCATCAACTGGTGGATCGACCAGCTCGCCCCGAAGGCGTGGGCGGTGGTCGCGGCCGGCACCTGCGCGACCTACGGCGGCATCCACGGCATGGCCGGCAACCCGACCGGTTCCATGGGCCTCGGGGACTACCTGGGCTGGGACTACAAGTCGACGGCCGGACTGCCCATCGTCAACGTCCCGGGCTGTCCGATCCAGCCGGAGAACTTCATGGAGACCCTGGTCTGGGTGCTCCAGCACGCCGCCGGTGACGCGCCGCCGCCCCCGCTGGACCACATGCTGCGGCCGCAGTGGCTGTTCGGCAAGACCGTCCACGAGGGCTGCGACCGGGGTTCGTACTACGAGCAGGGCGACTTCGGCCTCGACTACAACTCCCCCAAGTGCCTGGTGAAGACCGGCTGCTGGGGTCCGGTGGTCAACTGCAACGTGCCCAAGCGCGGGTGGATGGCCGGCATCGGCGGCTGCCCGAACGTCGGCGGCATCTGCATCGGCTGCACCATGCCCGGCTTCCCGGACGCGTTCATGCCGTTCATGGACGAGCCCCCCGGCGGCGCCCTGTCCTCCCTGGTCATCAAGCCGTACGGGGCGGTCGTGCGCCGGCTGCGCGGCGTGACCAACGAGATGGTCAACCACGAGCCCAAGTGGCGGCACAGGAAGAGCAAGCTCACCAGCGGTTACGACCCGTACTGGCGCCCCTGA
- a CDS encoding DedA family protein — MNAVNPTDSASLLAAFGALGVLAVTFAESGLLVVGFFLPGDTLLFPAGVLCAVQHGGQPPRLVLWQVMLCAAVGSVAGAQVGFLIGRHGGRALLTRTSSRRVKEGVARAERLLARYGYRKALVIGRFVPMLRSVLHPAAGALGVPVRVFTIWQTVGGVLWSQSLVLAGWALGASVDHVDDYLLPLIALVVAVSLLPLLVEVVRSRRRRSEQDPGGTGDTGD; from the coding sequence GGTGACGTTCGCCGAGTCCGGGCTGCTGGTCGTCGGCTTCTTCCTGCCGGGCGACACACTGCTGTTCCCGGCCGGGGTGCTCTGCGCGGTCCAGCACGGCGGGCAGCCGCCCCGGCTGGTGCTGTGGCAGGTGATGCTGTGCGCGGCCGTGGGCTCGGTGGCGGGGGCCCAGGTGGGTTTCCTCATCGGGCGGCACGGCGGCCGGGCGCTGCTGACCCGCACCTCCAGCCGCCGGGTCAAGGAGGGCGTGGCGCGGGCGGAACGCCTGCTCGCCCGGTACGGCTACCGCAAGGCGCTGGTGATCGGCCGGTTCGTGCCGATGCTGCGCTCCGTGCTGCATCCGGCGGCCGGGGCGCTCGGGGTGCCGGTGCGCGTCTTCACCATCTGGCAGACGGTCGGCGGGGTCCTGTGGTCCCAGAGCCTGGTCCTGGCCGGGTGGGCACTGGGCGCTTCGGTCGACCACGTCGACGACTATCTCCTCCCGCTGATCGCGCTGGTCGTCGCGGTCTCCCTGCTGCCGCTCCTGGTGGAGGTGGTCCGCTCCCGGCGCCGTCGGAGCGAGCAGGACCCGGGCGGCACCGGCGACACCGGCGACTGA